A window of Oncorhynchus tshawytscha isolate Ot180627B linkage group LG10, Otsh_v2.0, whole genome shotgun sequence contains these coding sequences:
- the trappc1 gene encoding trafficking protein particle complex subunit 1: protein MTVHNLYIFDRNGSCLHYGEWNRKKQAGISKEEEFKLMYGMLFSIRSFCSKMSPLDMKDGFLTFQTSKYKLHYYETATGIKIIMNTDLGVPNAKDILHQIYSTLYVEYIVKNPLCVLGEQLSSDLFSTRLDLYIRALPFFSPRAA from the exons ATGACGGTTCATAACCTGTACATCTTTGATCGTAACGGAAGCTGTTTGCACTATGGGGAGTGGAACCGCAAGAAACAGGCCGGCATCTCCAAGGAAGAG gagtTTAAGCTGATGTATGGGATGCTGTTCTCCATTAGATCCTTCTGCAGCAAGATGTCTCCCCTGGATAT GAAGGATGGTTTCTTGACCTTTCAGACCAGCAAGTATAAACTGCACTACTATGAGACAGCTACTGGCATCAAGATCATAATGAACACAGACCTGGGAGTTCCCAACGCTAAAGATATACTGCACCAGATATACAGCACG cTGTATGTAGAGTACATAGTGAAGAATCCTTTGTGTGTTCTGGGGGAGCAGCTGTCTTCTGACCTTTTCTCTACTAGACTGGACCTCTACATCCGAGCCCTGCCCTTCTTCAGCCCCCGCgctgcataa